Proteins encoded by one window of Salvia splendens isolate huo1 chromosome 5, SspV2, whole genome shotgun sequence:
- the LOC121802207 gene encoding uncharacterized protein LOC121802207: MAVRIAIGTATKPQLIHHFRSSINSTAGNYRLAVFKASASFSSSPAPRKLILYSKPGCCDGLKEKLDAAFSLSSPNSIGDIDLQVRDITTNPDWERLYQYEIPVLARVREDGVEETLPRLSPRLGVELVQKKIAAAFDQ; encoded by the exons ATCGGAACAGCCACAAAACCTCAACTCATTCATCATTTCCGATCATCCATCAACTCCACCGCCGGAAATTATAGATTGGCGGTGTTCAAAGCGTCAGCTTCCTTTTCATCTTCGCCGGCACCGAGAAAACTGATACTTTACTCAAAGCCCGGATGCTGCGATGGCCTCAAAGAAAAACTCGATGCCGCATTCTCTCTCTCCAGCCCCAATTCAATCGGAGACATCGATTTGCAG GTGAGGGATATTACGACTAATCCGGATTGGGAGAGGCTTTACCAATACGAGATACCGGTGTTGGCTAGAGTCCGGGAAGATGGCGTGGAG GAGACACTCCCAAGATTATCTCCCCGTCTTGGAGTTGAGCTTGTTCAGAAGAAGATAGCAGCCGCATTTGATCAATGA
- the LOC121802588 gene encoding transmembrane emp24 domain-containing protein p24delta4-like, which produces WLNMPSSGWKCVYEELQTNVVVLGDYHSFYGDGDHNYTIHPTLTIKVSSPHGSNLYKKEKSGYGRFAFTASEPGTYAACLTVDNDDHNGNTVTVGLDWKTGVATKDWDSVAKKEKIEGLDLEMKKLQDYVQAIKDNMNRLMSKDLGIRYASVQTNARVAKYSQASLGLCIVVSALQLWYLRRYFRKKKLI; this is translated from the exons TGGCTGAACATGCCGAGTTCGGGGTGGAAGTGCGTTTACGAGGAATTGCAGACTAACGTCGTCGTTTTGGGCGATTACCATTCATTCTACGGTGACGGCGATCATAATTACACTATACATCCAACCCTCACCATTAAG GTGTCATCCCCACACGGATCTAACCTGTATAAGAAAGAGAAGTCGGGGTACGGCCGATTCGCCTTCACGGCCAGCGAGCCAGGGACCTACGCAGCATGCCTCACAGTCGACAATGACGATCACAATGGTAACACAGTCACGGTCGGCTTAGACTGGAAAACTGGGGTTGCTACTAAGGATTGGGACTCTGTTGCAAAGAAGGAAAAAATTGAG GGTTTGGATCTTGAGATGAAAAAGCTTCAGGATTATGTGCAGGCCATCAAAGACAACATGAATCGTTTGATGAGCAA GGATTTGGGGATTAGGTATGCGAGTGTTCAAACAAACGCTCGTGTGGCGAAGTACAGCCAGGCGTCTCTCGGTCTCTGCATCGTTGTTTCAGCTCTCCAGTTGTGGTATTTGAGGCGATACTTCCGCAAGAAAAAACTCATTTAG